CCATCGGCACGTTTACAGAAATAATCTTTATCCATACCTTCTTGGTAAACCGAATACTCTTTGTCGATTTTGATGCCTGGATCTATAATTACAATGGTTTTAAAGCCATTATCGGCCAATTCCTTTACCATTTTTTTGGGATCTGGAAAGTATTCTTTACTCCAAGTAAAACATCTAAAACCTTCCATATAGTCAATGTCTAAATAAATGGCGTCACAAGGTATTTGGAGTTCTCTAAACTTGTTTGTTATTTCTTTTACTTTAGATTCTGGATAATAACTCCATTTACATTGGTGGTACCCTAAAGACCATAAAGCTGGTAATTCGTGAGGTTTTCCTGTTAAGTCGGTGTATATGGAAACAACATCGGACATTTGAGGACCGTAAATGAAATAATAATTCATTTCACCACCTTGCGCCCAAAAACTGGTAATGTTTCTACGTTCATGGCAAAAGTCGAAAAAAGTACGGAAGGTATTGTCAAAAAAGATCCCATAGGATTTTTTGTGGTGTAAACCTGTATAAAACGGAATGGCTTTATATATGGGGTCTGTGTTTTTGCCGTATGCGTAAGAATCTGTCACCCAGTTTTCAAAGCGTTTCCCTTTAAGGTTGTTATCTACTGGTTTATCACCTAAACCATAATAACTTTCACCTTCTTGTGCTGTTTTAGACACTTTAACAATATCGCCACCTAAGTCATAACTTTCTTCCCAGTGAAATCCTAATTCGTCTTCACAAATAAGGGTTTTGTCTTTGGCATCATAAAGTGCTACTCGCATATCAATTTTTGCTACATGGCAAATAATTTTGGAAGTGGTAATGATGTATTTATCGTCTTCTTCGGTTATTTCAAGAAAGTTATAGCCTCTGTTAGCATATTTGGTGATTGCATAAGAGAAATCCTTTTCAAAAACGCCCGTTGTCGAATATCGAAATCTTAAAATACTGTCGCGTTGTACGGTTATTTGCAACACCACATTATTTTCAGCAGTAAAAGATAAGGTATCTAGATTTTTTTTGTAAGAAATTATGTTTGAGGGGAATAGGTTTCCCTTGTATTCTAATTCAGTATTTAATATCATTCTTAATGATGTTAGAATTAGTTGACGAAAATACTAAAAGAATTAAATTTTAGTAGAGTTTATTCATTAAAAATATTAAAGTAAAGCTGCCTAATAGTCAAATAATTACATGTATAATTATAGAATCCACAATTTTCATACAAAGTATGCCCTATACATGAGTTTTTCAGTTTTTTTATACAAAATAGGCGTTGTTAAGATTGATTTCACCTGAACAACGCCTAAGTTTTAACGTTAAAAAAATACATAAAAGAGCCAAAGGATAAAACTTAACCAGTCTCTAAGACTTAAACTGAAAAACAGTTACTGCCAAAGGCGCTAAGGTTATTTCAGCGGAGTACGCCTTGCCATTCCAAGATTTTTCAGAGATTACCAACTGTTTTTTGGTTTTATTAGTTACGCCACTGCCTCCAAATTCTTTAGCATCACTATTAAATATTTCAATGAGCTTTCCCTTTATAGGAAGTCCAATAAGATACTTTTCTCTTACGGTTGGAGTAAAATTACAAACCACCACCACATCATTTTCAGTTTGATACCCTTTTCTAATATAGGATATGACACAATTTTCATGGTCGTCATAACTAATCCATTCAAAACCTTCACCTGAAAACGCTTTTTCAAATAGGGCAGGAGTTGATTTATAGAATGTGTTCAATGCTTTATAATAATTGTGGAAGTTTTTGTGGGGTTCGAATTCCAGTAAATTCCAGTCTAAACTTTCTTGAAAATCCCATTCGTTATATTGCCCAAATTCGGTACCCATAAAAACTAATTTAGTTCCGGGATGGGTAAACATATAACCAAATAAAAGGCGAAGATTTGCAAAGCGTTGCCATTCATCGCCAGGCATCCTTCCTAAAATGGAACTTTTACCGTACACGACTTCATCATGTGAAAGCGGTAGCATAAAATTCTCTGAAAATGCATAAGCCAAACTGAAAGTAATATCGTTTTGATGGTATTTTCTATAAACAGGGTCTTTTCCAAAATATTCAAGGGTATCGTGCATCCAACCCATCATCCATTTCATACCAAATCCCAAACCTCCTAAAAACACTGGTTTTGAAACTCCTGGAAATGCGGTAGATTCCTCGGCAATGGTTTGTACATCGGGGAACGATGCATAAACTTCTTGGTTTAGTTCTTTAAGAAAATCGATAGCAGCAAGATTTTCCCTGCCACCGTAAATATTAGGTTCCCAATCGCCGTCTTCTCTGGAATAATCTAGAAATAGCATAGAAGCAACGGCATCAACACGTAACCCATCGGCATGGTATTGGTCCATCCAAAAAATGGCATTACTGATTAAAAATGATTTTACTTCGTTACGCTCGTAATTAAATATTAAGCTTTTCCAATCTTGATGATAGCCTTTGCGCTTATCGGGGTGTTCGTATAAACAAGAGCCATCAAAAAAACCTAATCCGTGGGCGTCTTCAGGGAAATGTGAAGGAACCCAATCGAGTATAAGGCCTATATCGTTTTGATGTAATTTGTCAACCAAATACTTAAATTCTTCAGGATAGCCAAAGCGTGATGTTGGTGCAAAATATCCTGTAAGTTGGTAACCCCAAGAAGGATCATAGGGATATTCCATAATAGGCATTAATTCTACATGCGTAAAATTCATGTCTTTTACATAAGTTACTAAATCGTCTGCCAATTCATAATACGATAAAAATCGGTCTTCTTCTAAATGACGTTTCCAAGACCCTAAATGCACTTCATAAACCGAATAAGGCGCATCTAAAGCGTTATGTTTTTTACGCTTTTTCATCCAATCGGTATCTTTCCATTTATAGGAATCGTCCCAAATTATGGAAGCTGTTTTTGGAGGATGTTCACAACGACGTGCGTACGGATCTGCTTTTTCGGTTTTTATGCCATTGTTATGGCTTTCAATTTTGTATTTGTAGATATTGCCTTTACCTACTAACGGAATAAAGCCTTCCCAGATGCCACTACTATCCCAACGAACGTTTAATTGGTGTTCGCCTGCGGTCCAATAGTTGAAATCGCCAATTACAGAAACTTGTTTAGCACTTGGTGCCCAAACAGCAAAATAAGTACCCTCAATACCATCAACAGTAGTTATATGAGACCCAAATTTTTCATAAAGCCTATAGTGTTTACCTGCTTTAAAAAGGTTAATATCGAAGTCTGTAAATAGACTATAAACTTTTACTTGTGCCATATATTATATTACAAATCCGCTAGGGATAGTTACTCCTTTTTTAATTACTACAATGCCGTCTTTAATGGCATACGTGTCTGTTTCGGTGTCTTGTAAATGGCTGCCACCATTAATTCTAACATCATCTCCAATGCGGCAGTTTTTATCTAGAATCGCGTTTTTAATAAAGCAACGCTCACCAATACCCAGTAAAATTTTTATTTTCTTTTCTTCAATTTCAAGCAGTGTTTCGTAGTAATCGCTGCCCATCATATACGTTTTTATAATGGTTGTTTCTTTACCTATTCTAGAACGAATACCAATAACAGATTGTTCTATTTTTGCAGCACCAATTAAACAACCTTCGGCTATTACAGTTCTTACTAAGGTGGTTCCTGCTATTTTTGTTGTTGGCAACATCCTAGCATGCGTGTAAATACGTTTTGTTTTGTCGTATAAATCGAATTTAGGAATATTATCGGTTAAACCAATATTTGCTTCAAAAAAGGAGTCGATATTACCTATATCGGTCCAATAGCCTTCATATTGATAACTTAATGTTTTATGTTTTTCAATAGATTGCGGAATAATTTCTTTGCCAAAGTCGTTTGTTGATTGGTCGTTCATTAATTCTACTAAAAGCTCTCTATTAAAAATGTAAATACCCATAGAGGCTAAATAGTTGCGACCTTCTTTTTTCATGTCGTCGCTAACTTCAGAGGACCAATCGGGTAATAAACTAGCGTCTGGTTTTTCAATAAATGACGTTACAATATTTTCGTCGTTAGCTTTTAAAATTCCGAAGGAGGTTGCGTCTTTAGCACTTACAGGAATGGTAGCTATAGAAATAGCTGCGTTACTTTTTTCATGGGCTTCAATCATTTTATCGTAATCCATTTGATACAACTGATCGCCCGATAGTATTAAAGCATACTCAAAATCGTGTCTTAAAAAGTGATGCATGCTTTGGCGAACGGCATCGGCAGTTCCTTGAAACCATCCCTTATTGCCGGGTGTTTGTTCTGCCGCAAGTACGTCGACAAAGGCACTACTAAAAAAACTAAAATGATAAGTGTCTTTTATATGACGGTTTAAGGAAGCCGAATTAAATTGCGTTAATACAAACATGCGTTTTATGTCTGAATTAATGCAGTTGGAAATAGGAATATCCACTAACCTATATTTACCAGCAATAGGAACTGCTGGTTTTGAACGCTCTTCTGTTAATGGATGTAGTCTAGAACCTTGACCGCCACCTAAAATGATGGATAAAACCTTATTATTGATCATAATTAGTTAGTTTATAGAGTTATATAAATTTATGTATTCTTGTGCTGAAACGTCCCATGAATGGTCTATTTCCATTATTTTTTTACGTATTTTTTTGTATTTCGATTGGTTTTTATAAAGGGCGACCCCTCTATCTATGGCGTTTATTATTTCTAAAACGGTGACATTGTCGTGGCAAATACCAAAACCGTTTTCTTTAGAAATATCTATAACGGTGTCTTTTAAACCGCCAATGCTTCTAACGATAGGAATGGTGCCGTAGCGTAATGCATACATTTGGTTTAGCCCGCAAGGCTCTACACGTGAAGGCATTAGTAAAAAATCGGCACCGGCATATATAATATGTGATAGCTTTTCGTCGTAGCCTATAAAAGCATTGTATGTGCCAATATAATCTTTTTTTAGGGTTTCTAGCTGTTGCTCAACAAAACTATTACCAGAACCTAACAACAATATATTAAGATTGTTTCTTTCGAGTGCAATTTTGAAGACGTCGGGAAACAAATCAGAGCCCTTTTCGCCAACCAACCTACCAATAAAGGCAAATAAGGGTTTTTCAAAATCTAAATTAAAGGTGTCGCATAAGTACCTTTTATTGGCTTCTGCTCCAATATTAATTGTTTTGGCATTGTAGTTTTTAATAATATAATGGTCTGTTTCGGGGTTCCAAACATCGGTATCTATACCATTTAATATACCTGAACATTTGGCGTTTTCTGCACTTAATAAGCTTTCTAGCCCATTGGCGTCTACTTTTAGTTCTTCCATATAACTAGGCGAAACCGTAGTAACGCGCCATGCA
This genomic window from Mariniflexile sp. TRM1-10 contains:
- the glgB gene encoding 1,4-alpha-glucan branching protein GlgB gives rise to the protein MAQVKVYSLFTDFDINLFKAGKHYRLYEKFGSHITTVDGIEGTYFAVWAPSAKQVSVIGDFNYWTAGEHQLNVRWDSSGIWEGFIPLVGKGNIYKYKIESHNNGIKTEKADPYARRCEHPPKTASIIWDDSYKWKDTDWMKKRKKHNALDAPYSVYEVHLGSWKRHLEEDRFLSYYELADDLVTYVKDMNFTHVELMPIMEYPYDPSWGYQLTGYFAPTSRFGYPEEFKYLVDKLHQNDIGLILDWVPSHFPEDAHGLGFFDGSCLYEHPDKRKGYHQDWKSLIFNYERNEVKSFLISNAIFWMDQYHADGLRVDAVASMLFLDYSREDGDWEPNIYGGRENLAAIDFLKELNQEVYASFPDVQTIAEESTAFPGVSKPVFLGGLGFGMKWMMGWMHDTLEYFGKDPVYRKYHQNDITFSLAYAFSENFMLPLSHDEVVYGKSSILGRMPGDEWQRFANLRLLFGYMFTHPGTKLVFMGTEFGQYNEWDFQESLDWNLLEFEPHKNFHNYYKALNTFYKSTPALFEKAFSGEGFEWISYDDHENCVISYIRKGYQTENDVVVVCNFTPTVREKYLIGLPIKGKLIEIFNSDAKEFGGSGVTNKTKKQLVISEKSWNGKAYSAEITLAPLAVTVFQFKS
- a CDS encoding glucose-1-phosphate adenylyltransferase; this encodes MINNKVLSIILGGGQGSRLHPLTEERSKPAVPIAGKYRLVDIPISNCINSDIKRMFVLTQFNSASLNRHIKDTYHFSFFSSAFVDVLAAEQTPGNKGWFQGTADAVRQSMHHFLRHDFEYALILSGDQLYQMDYDKMIEAHEKSNAAISIATIPVSAKDATSFGILKANDENIVTSFIEKPDASLLPDWSSEVSDDMKKEGRNYLASMGIYIFNRELLVELMNDQSTNDFGKEIIPQSIEKHKTLSYQYEGYWTDIGNIDSFFEANIGLTDNIPKFDLYDKTKRIYTHARMLPTTKIAGTTLVRTVIAEGCLIGAAKIEQSVIGIRSRIGKETTIIKTYMMGSDYYETLLEIEEKKIKILLGIGERCFIKNAILDKNCRIGDDVRINGGSHLQDTETDTYAIKDGIVVIKKGVTIPSGFVI
- a CDS encoding glycogen synthase; its protein translation is MTIIHISAECYPVAKVGGLADVVGALPKYQNSSKVSSQVIMPFYDNTFTKENVFTTIYSNEINLGNTLVNFNVKTLKEKPLDFEVFFIDVPELLFKDYVYSSDDTNRFLAFQIATLDWIRTWKKHPDIIHCHDHHTGLIPFMLQESYKYEAFRKIPNILTIHNAQYQGWFSHIKVGLIPSFNFNNVGLLDWGGTINPLAAAIKCAWRVTTVSPSYMEELKVDANGLESLLSAENAKCSGILNGIDTDVWNPETDHYIIKNYNAKTINIGAEANKRYLCDTFNLDFEKPLFAFIGRLVGEKGSDLFPDVFKIALERNNLNILLLGSGNSFVEQQLETLKKDYIGTYNAFIGYDEKLSHIIYAGADFLLMPSRVEPCGLNQMYALRYGTIPIVRSIGGLKDTVIDISKENGFGICHDNVTVLEIINAIDRGVALYKNQSKYKKIRKKIMEIDHSWDVSAQEYINLYNSIN